Proteins encoded by one window of Chromobacterium violaceum ATCC 12472:
- a CDS encoding T6SS phospholipase effector Tle1-like catalytic domain-containing protein — MTLRQAGAYIDDQALLAAHKAAKMARLSCEIGGETWKEKIECKFFPKFTIFFDGTMNNLNTSPDNKSNVARLFLTAYDDRGKEYYPRYITGVGTLYEPKDNPEVGVDKGGNMGAGFGKGGDMRLKDAILFIEKTLGRNYTTAIAHIKMLRVDVIGFSRGATLARAFVYGMTVPLEIGFLGLFDTVASVGGPQLHADWAKDLRVPSAVKRCVHLVAAHEVRKAFPLDSIQYKNKYPDNSEEVVYPGVHSDVGGGYYPNEQGRSLEYTKIPLREMYLEALKAGVGLQSLTEMTKEYRGEFTPENRVELVEKYKSYMEYVKAPIGAKKTSDAKAKEDNLVSLILAHRPVFFRWHADVERSGDKTRLFSGLAKEADCSACLSAPAERIKVEKNEKLWASRNMKDATGQGKELVTEHKRLANRIPFIKEPYERIGNENVDRPRTDYEELIYSAWTNPNPLPKYIIEFFEEYVHDSVAAFDSWPCALYDPRKIFMHEDTVLAQRTSPETDAIA, encoded by the coding sequence ATGACTCTCAGGCAAGCGGGTGCTTACATCGACGATCAGGCATTATTAGCTGCACATAAAGCCGCCAAAATGGCTAGATTGTCGTGCGAAATCGGTGGCGAAACTTGGAAAGAGAAAATTGAATGTAAGTTCTTTCCGAAATTCACCATCTTTTTTGATGGCACAATGAACAATCTGAATACCTCGCCGGATAATAAGTCCAATGTGGCCCGCTTATTTCTGACCGCCTACGACGACAGAGGTAAAGAATACTATCCCCGCTACATCACTGGCGTTGGCACTTTATACGAACCCAAGGACAATCCCGAAGTTGGCGTAGACAAAGGCGGCAATATGGGTGCCGGTTTCGGCAAGGGTGGCGATATGCGCCTGAAGGACGCCATCCTTTTTATTGAGAAGACATTAGGCAGGAATTACACAACGGCCATTGCGCATATCAAAATGCTCCGGGTGGATGTAATTGGTTTCTCGCGCGGGGCAACACTTGCCCGAGCATTCGTATACGGCATGACTGTTCCCTTGGAAATCGGCTTTCTCGGCCTGTTTGATACTGTGGCCTCGGTGGGCGGGCCGCAGTTGCACGCGGATTGGGCCAAAGACTTGCGCGTGCCGTCCGCTGTAAAACGCTGCGTCCATCTCGTCGCCGCGCATGAAGTCCGCAAAGCCTTCCCGTTGGACTCCATCCAATACAAAAACAAATATCCCGACAATAGTGAAGAAGTTGTCTATCCCGGTGTGCATTCTGATGTAGGCGGCGGCTATTACCCGAACGAGCAAGGCCGCAGTCTGGAATACACCAAAATTCCTCTGCGGGAGATGTATTTAGAGGCGCTAAAAGCAGGCGTTGGATTGCAGTCGCTTACGGAGATGACAAAAGAGTATAGGGGCGAATTCACACCCGAAAATCGGGTGGAGCTCGTCGAAAAATATAAATCTTATATGGAGTATGTAAAAGCTCCGATAGGTGCAAAAAAAACATCGGATGCGAAAGCCAAAGAAGATAACTTGGTTTCATTGATATTGGCACATCGACCGGTATTCTTTAGGTGGCATGCAGATGTGGAACGCAGTGGCGATAAAACTCGACTTTTCTCTGGATTAGCAAAAGAGGCTGACTGTTCCGCGTGCTTATCCGCTCCAGCGGAACGCATCAAGGTCGAGAAAAATGAAAAGCTGTGGGCTAGTCGCAATATGAAGGATGCGACAGGGCAGGGCAAAGAGCTGGTTACAGAGCATAAGCGTCTTGCAAATCGCATTCCCTTCATCAAAGAACCTTATGAGCGCATAGGCAATGAAAACGTCGATCGGCCAAGGACGGATTATGAGGAACTCATTTACAGTGCTTGGACCAATCCGAATCCGTTGCCTAAATACATTATCGAGTTCTTTGAAGAGTATGTGCATGATTCCGTGGCGGCATTTGATAGCTGGCCATGCGCGCTATATGATCCACGAAAAATATTCATGCATGAAGATACCGTCCTAGCTCAACGGACAAGCCCTGAGACAGATGCAATTGCCTAG
- a CDS encoding DUF3304 domain-containing protein has product MKQISFLLASILLAFVLTSCATTNAAESNDPYLRNGIGLSVYSANYVNRAVFFRLDDGVNGGGAPAAAKDGKPGTGGSMCCFNITDLKKPVKIELNWHSVSEPPVMGPDQNFIEGKVLIPPVKKIVTARLPQRLPRIIPNDHINSEDVMCVVIRDLEKVELKYANEYDCRDK; this is encoded by the coding sequence ATGAAACAAATCTCCTTCCTCCTGGCCAGCATATTGCTGGCCTTTGTCTTGACCTCCTGCGCCACCACCAATGCAGCGGAATCCAATGATCCTTACCTGAGGAATGGCATTGGCTTGAGTGTCTATTCTGCAAACTATGTTAATCGGGCGGTGTTCTTCCGTTTGGATGATGGGGTTAATGGAGGCGGAGCCCCGGCGGCCGCAAAAGATGGAAAGCCAGGCACGGGCGGTTCTATGTGTTGTTTCAACATAACCGACTTGAAGAAGCCAGTGAAGATTGAGCTGAATTGGCACTCTGTATCCGAGCCGCCTGTCATGGGTCCTGATCAGAATTTTATAGAAGGAAAGGTTTTAATTCCTCCAGTAAAAAAAATAGTAACAGCCAGATTGCCTCAGAGATTGCCACGCATTATCCCGAATGATCATATAAATAGCGAAGATGTGATGTGCGTAGTAATCAGAGACCTTGAAAAGGTTGAATTAAAATACGCTAACGAATACGATTGCAGGGATAAGTAG
- a CDS encoding virulence factor TspB C-terminal domain-related protein, with product MPATCPPNYEFTLSSGQHFSYSFEWFCKYASAIRAYFIKGSG from the coding sequence ATGCCGGCGACCTGTCCGCCGAACTACGAATTCACGCTGAGCAGCGGCCAGCACTTCTCGTACTCGTTCGAATGGTTCTGCAAGTACGCCAGCGCCATCCGCGCCTACTTCATCAAGGGAAGCGGGTAG
- a CDS encoding ArsR/SmtB family transcription factor: MEMKSAVTLLAALAQDTRLAIYRLLVQQGPEGLAVGQIGERLAVANATLSFHLKELSHAGLILSRQEGRFIYYSANYEQMNALLGFLTENCCRGETCTPANNVPPCDGTC, encoded by the coding sequence ATGGAAATGAAAAGTGCTGTCACGCTCTTGGCCGCCTTGGCGCAGGACACTCGCCTAGCGATTTATCGACTTCTGGTTCAGCAAGGCCCTGAAGGCCTGGCAGTCGGCCAGATCGGAGAACGGCTTGCTGTGGCTAATGCCACGCTGTCCTTTCATTTGAAGGAGCTATCTCATGCCGGGCTGATTTTGTCCCGCCAAGAGGGGCGCTTTATCTACTACTCAGCCAACTACGAGCAGATGAACGCCTTGCTAGGTTTTCTGACCGAAAACTGTTGTCGCGGCGAAACCTGCACGCCAGCAAACAATGTGCCGCCCTGCGATGGCACTTGCTGA
- a CDS encoding arsenate reductase ArsC, translating to MNQPTANVLFLCTGNSCRSILAEAVFNHLAPAGWHAMSAGSQPTGQVHPRSLALLTREGIATDGYRSKSWDDLPVTPDIVITVCASAAGETCPVFLGPALRSHWGVDDPAHAKGSNEEIDAAFLAAYRILRARIEAFLALPLDTLREDPLRLKTELERIGTLHR from the coding sequence ATGAATCAACCTACGGCAAATGTGCTGTTCTTATGCACGGGCAATTCCTGCCGCTCCATCCTGGCTGAAGCAGTTTTTAACCACCTAGCACCGGCTGGCTGGCATGCGATGAGCGCCGGAAGCCAACCGACAGGCCAAGTTCATCCTCGCTCGCTGGCTTTGCTAACGCGAGAAGGAATTGCCACCGATGGCTACCGCAGCAAATCCTGGGATGATCTGCCGGTTACGCCGGATATCGTGATTACGGTATGCGCCAGCGCTGCCGGCGAGACCTGTCCCGTGTTCCTGGGACCGGCGCTGCGCAGCCATTGGGGTGTAGACGATCCGGCGCACGCGAAAGGCAGCAATGAGGAAATTGATGCCGCCTTTCTGGCGGCCTATCGCATCCTGCGGGCGCGAATTGAGGCTTTTCTAGCGTTGCCATTGGATACGCTGCGCGAAGATCCGCTTCGTCTCAAGACAGAGCTGGAGCGCATCGGCACGCTACACCGCTGA